From one Chloroflexota bacterium genomic stretch:
- a CDS encoding creatininase family protein translates to MRFDDLNWMDIEHYLEHDDRLMVVLGACEQHAYLSLTTDVKVPLALADAASRRTGVLVAPPLNFGASPYFLAYPGTISLRLSTLLDVVEDMVRSVHGYGFRRLLFLNGHGGNIPVRGRLYELASQLPDLRIAWYDWWLSDTVKRVAEKHGLQPAHANWLEAFPFTIVGEMPEEYKAPPKVPGLLGAQEARKVYGDGSFGGPYRAPEAVMDELFREALEDVLNLLQFDA, encoded by the coding sequence GTGCGTTTTGACGACCTGAACTGGATGGACATAGAACACTACCTCGAGCACGATGACCGCTTGATGGTGGTGTTGGGCGCTTGTGAACAACACGCCTATTTGAGCCTGACCACCGATGTCAAAGTGCCCCTGGCGCTGGCCGACGCCGCCAGCCGTCGCACGGGGGTGCTGGTTGCCCCGCCCCTCAACTTCGGCGCGTCGCCCTATTTTCTCGCCTACCCCGGCACCATCAGCCTGCGCCTCAGCACCCTGCTGGATGTGGTAGAAGACATGGTGCGCTCGGTGCACGGCTACGGCTTTCGCCGCCTGCTCTTCCTCAACGGCCACGGGGGGAACATTCCAGTACGGGGGCGCCTTTACGAACTGGCTTCCCAACTGCCCGACCTGCGCATCGCATGGTACGACTGGTGGCTTTCCGACACCGTCAAGCGAGTGGCCGAAAAGCATGGCCTGCAACCCGCCCATGCCAACTGGCTGGAAGCCTTCCCCTTCACCATCGTAGGCGAGATGCCGGAAGAATACAAAGCGCCGCCCAAAGTGCCGGGTTTGCTCGGCGCGCAGGAAGCCCGCAAAGTGTATGGCGACGGCTCGTTTGGCGGGCCGTATCGCGCTCCTGAAGCCGTGATGGATGAGTTGTTTCGCGAGGCGTTAGAAGACGTGCTCAACCTGTTGCAATTTGATGCGTAA
- a CDS encoding diguanylate cyclase — protein sequence MASVLPLDELTRVLTRSAGEEILQRVLQRGAPVAVLFVDIDHFKSINDAFGHEVGDHALQFVAERLRAVVGQQGHVARYGGDEFFIVLPQADEIMGRTIGEQLLEDLGGRVVSPAYPLHLRLSIGMALGPRDGTTPAVLLRTADRRHYFAKHAGGHCLVATDRRATGELVAVPRRPIGQRQQLALLYTRLEELLHHSSGVIRVQAPPYGGADNFLRIAQDISRLQGYLVVPVEATPPRHLRYLGALSHAVAHALSQQGESIPPLETPAQLLRALKHLLQVAQPAKGLLLTITNAAWLDEASVQVVQHLLRLPEGFEHVGLVYAAVGNAQTRFRAPMYANITLPPLDRHEVKAWIRHALRWEPPEVLARWVWEQTEGLPEKIHQTLAALVHRGYLQPQPEGWRWQLPTDWDPPTPNHADPAQIGVPSDLPLLFGRNRELWTLQEAVKKFPLVTVSGAGGVGKSRLLQQLALESHKHFPDGVRYIALEGVSGDRLAAALARGLRIPLQMRGEIFPQITQHLQSRRMLLVLDGVAAAPEATMLLSRLANAVPQNRMVVGTLWQLHLPTEHVIRLAGLETSEEEGTSPAAHLFFHIARRSGGGQHCGEGRGREEVEEICRWAEGSPMAVRILASWCNTLTPAQILESLSHVKTRTNPLEAALDAFWGALSPDERRRLALLALFEGAFPLAAAREVADASLFFLDALAAKTYLSRRGGGRFYLHPLLQQYARVRLQAFPDDVTRAQRQHAFWYLQRLPETAGAHTEAERWGFLASEDDIPDITKAWRWALHHREAALLAEAAPWVFPSLGELNQFAETFALVDESVAHLRRWETRQRDRDYFRLRAYLEVVRAEFYYHFGDYQEALHILRRVYRRQFPSLPPLHQAHVTSVLGRVHSALGDYAAAVSFMEHAYQVYQQEDIAPLLLSLLNAIGVAAYGQGDLTAAEHFFGKALALSREQKKPRAVAALLNNLGNIAWQRGRHEQAEQMLHEALRLLKGEDPPSLKASVLDSVARVESAQGAYQRALNHLNEAISLSRRISAWPNALVAMSTVAQVWAEIGHAKEAADLLATITRCQELPHYDYAQVQAIMQRLPEGNPLALSDVDALTQYVLHQNRLWGMELSHAPQADPSPGGSP from the coding sequence ATGGCGTCGGTGCTTCCGCTCGACGAATTGACGCGTGTCTTGACCCGAAGCGCGGGGGAGGAAATCTTACAACGGGTGCTGCAACGCGGCGCGCCCGTGGCGGTCCTTTTCGTTGACATTGACCATTTCAAAAGCATCAACGACGCCTTTGGGCACGAAGTGGGCGACCACGCCTTGCAATTCGTGGCCGAGCGCCTGCGAGCAGTGGTCGGCCAACAGGGGCACGTCGCCCGCTATGGCGGCGACGAGTTCTTCATCGTCCTGCCCCAAGCCGATGAGATCATGGGGCGCACCATCGGCGAGCAACTGCTGGAAGACCTGGGCGGGCGGGTCGTTTCGCCGGCCTACCCTTTGCATTTGCGGCTGAGCATCGGCATGGCATTGGGGCCGCGCGACGGCACCACCCCTGCCGTCCTGCTGCGCACCGCCGACCGGCGGCACTACTTCGCTAAACATGCCGGGGGGCACTGCCTGGTAGCCACCGACCGGCGGGCTACGGGAGAACTAGTAGCCGTGCCGCGCCGCCCCATTGGGCAACGTCAGCAATTGGCCTTGCTCTACACCCGCCTGGAAGAACTATTGCACCATAGCAGTGGCGTCATTCGAGTGCAAGCGCCGCCCTATGGCGGGGCAGACAACTTCCTTCGCATTGCCCAAGACATCAGCCGCCTGCAAGGCTACCTCGTTGTCCCCGTCGAGGCCACACCCCCTCGCCATTTACGCTACCTCGGCGCGCTCAGCCACGCCGTGGCCCACGCCCTCAGCCAGCAAGGGGAAAGCATCCCACCGCTGGAAACCCCCGCCCAGCTCTTGCGCGCCCTGAAGCACCTGCTGCAGGTCGCCCAACCAGCCAAAGGGCTGCTGTTGACCATCACCAACGCCGCCTGGCTGGATGAAGCCAGTGTGCAGGTAGTCCAGCACCTCTTGCGTCTGCCAGAAGGCTTTGAACACGTCGGTCTGGTCTATGCTGCGGTAGGAAACGCCCAAACGCGCTTCCGGGCGCCCATGTATGCCAACATCACCCTGCCGCCGCTCGACCGACACGAAGTCAAAGCCTGGATCCGGCACGCTCTGCGGTGGGAACCTCCTGAAGTGCTGGCGCGCTGGGTTTGGGAGCAAACAGAAGGGCTACCCGAAAAAATCCACCAAACACTGGCTGCGCTGGTGCACCGCGGCTACCTGCAGCCACAGCCGGAAGGCTGGCGCTGGCAACTGCCCACCGACTGGGATCCCCCCACACCCAACCACGCCGATCCTGCCCAAATCGGGGTGCCTTCTGACCTGCCTCTGCTGTTCGGGCGCAATCGCGAACTCTGGACCCTGCAAGAAGCCGTCAAAAAATTCCCCCTGGTGACGGTAAGCGGCGCGGGGGGCGTCGGCAAAAGCCGCTTGCTGCAACAACTGGCGCTGGAAAGCCACAAGCACTTTCCGGATGGCGTGCGCTACATCGCGCTGGAAGGCGTAAGCGGCGACCGCCTGGCCGCTGCCCTGGCGCGCGGCTTACGGATTCCCCTGCAAATGCGCGGCGAGATCTTCCCGCAAATTACCCAGCACCTCCAAAGCCGCCGCATGTTGCTGGTGCTGGACGGGGTAGCCGCTGCACCAGAAGCCACCATGCTGCTGAGCCGTTTAGCCAATGCCGTGCCCCAAAACCGGATGGTGGTGGGTACCCTGTGGCAATTGCACCTGCCCACCGAGCACGTCATCCGCCTGGCAGGGCTGGAAACGAGCGAAGAAGAGGGAACTTCGCCAGCCGCGCATCTCTTCTTCCACATCGCGCGCCGCAGCGGCGGGGGGCAGCATTGCGGCGAAGGGCGCGGGCGTGAAGAAGTCGAAGAAATTTGCCGCTGGGCTGAAGGCTCGCCCATGGCCGTGCGCATTCTGGCCTCATGGTGCAACACCCTCACGCCCGCGCAAATTCTGGAATCGCTAAGCCATGTCAAAACCCGCACCAACCCCCTGGAAGCCGCGCTGGATGCCTTTTGGGGGGCGCTCTCGCCCGATGAGCGCCGTCGTTTGGCGCTGTTAGCCTTGTTTGAAGGGGCCTTCCCCCTGGCCGCCGCGCGCGAAGTGGCCGACGCCTCGCTTTTCTTCCTTGACGCGTTGGCCGCCAAAACCTATCTTTCCCGGCGCGGAGGGGGGCGGTTTTACCTGCACCCCCTTTTGCAGCAATATGCCCGTGTGCGCCTGCAGGCTTTCCCCGACGACGTGACTCGCGCCCAGCGGCAACACGCCTTCTGGTATCTGCAACGCCTGCCCGAAACCGCCGGAGCCCACACCGAAGCCGAGCGCTGGGGCTTCCTGGCTTCCGAAGACGACATCCCCGACATCACCAAAGCCTGGCGTTGGGCACTTCACCACCGGGAAGCCGCGCTGCTGGCAGAGGCTGCCCCGTGGGTGTTCCCCTCCCTGGGGGAACTGAACCAGTTTGCCGAAACCTTCGCGCTGGTGGATGAAAGCGTGGCCCACCTGCGGCGGTGGGAAACGCGACAACGCGACCGGGATTACTTCCGGCTTCGGGCCTACCTCGAGGTGGTGCGGGCCGAGTTCTATTACCACTTCGGCGACTACCAAGAAGCGTTGCACATCCTCCGGCGAGTCTACCGGCGGCAATTCCCCTCCCTCCCGCCGCTGCACCAGGCCCACGTGACCTCCGTTCTGGGGCGCGTCCACAGCGCCCTGGGCGACTACGCCGCGGCGGTATCCTTCATGGAACACGCCTATCAGGTTTACCAGCAAGAAGACATCGCCCCGCTGCTGCTTTCGCTGCTCAACGCCATTGGCGTCGCGGCCTACGGTCAGGGCGACCTGACCGCAGCCGAGCATTTCTTTGGGAAGGCGCTGGCGCTCAGCCGAGAGCAAAAGAAGCCTCGCGCGGTGGCGGCGCTGCTCAACAATTTGGGCAACATCGCCTGGCAACGCGGCCGCCACGAGCAGGCCGAACAAATGCTCCACGAAGCACTGCGCCTGCTAAAAGGGGAAGACCCACCCAGCCTGAAAGCCTCGGTGCTGGACAGCGTCGCGCGGGTGGAAAGCGCACAAGGGGCTTACCAGCGGGCCCTCAACCACCTCAACGAAGCCATCTCGCTTTCCCGACGCATCAGCGCCTGGCCGAACGCGCTGGTTGCCATGAGCACCGTCGCCCAGGTGTGGGCAGAAATCGGGCACGCCAAAGAGGCGGCCGATTTGCTCGCCACCATTACCCGCTGCCAGGAACTGCCCCATTACGACTATGCCCAGGTGCAAGCAATCATGCAGCGCCTGCCGGAAGGCAACCCCTTGGCGCTTTCCGACGTCGACGCATTGACCCAGTATGTGCTCCACCAAAACCGCTTGTGGGGCATGGAATTGAGCCATGCCCCACAAGCAGATCCTTCTCCAGGAGGTTCACCATGA
- a CDS encoding RidA family protein: MKKQIITTDKAPKAIGPYSAAVRVGDFVYTAGQIGIDPATGEVVSGGIEAETRQALTNLKHILEAAGASLDSVVKTTVFLRDINDFARMNAVYAEFFTANPPARSAVQAAALPKGVAVEIEAVAFVEG, encoded by the coding sequence ATGAAAAAGCAAATCATCACCACCGACAAAGCGCCCAAGGCCATTGGGCCATATTCCGCCGCGGTGCGCGTTGGCGACTTCGTGTACACCGCCGGGCAAATTGGCATCGACCCGGCGACAGGCGAAGTGGTCTCCGGCGGCATCGAAGCCGAAACGCGCCAGGCGTTGACCAACCTCAAGCACATTCTGGAAGCCGCAGGGGCCTCGCTGGATAGCGTGGTCAAAACCACGGTCTTCCTGCGCGATATCAACGACTTCGCCCGCATGAACGCCGTTTACGCCGAATTCTTCACCGCCAACCCGCCGGCGCGCTCGGCGGTGCAGGCTGCCGCGCTGCCCAAAGGCGTCGCGGTGGAAATCGAAGCCGTGGCCTTCGTGGAGGGCTGA
- a CDS encoding response regulator transcription factor: MYLEREGYRVHSVGDGEAALAAVASLHPEAIVLDIMLPKLDGLEVVRRLRADEDPVPIIMLTARDDDYDKILGLELGADDYLTKPFNPRELVARVKALLRRQERFAAQAAAQPRPVRLGNTEIDPAAREVRVAGREVPLRAQEFELLWVFVQHRGMVLSREQLLRLAWGYDYVGQTRTVDVHIAQLRKKLGESDLKIETVTGVGYKLAV; this comes from the coding sequence ATGTATCTGGAGCGGGAAGGCTATCGTGTGCACAGCGTGGGCGATGGCGAGGCTGCCCTGGCCGCGGTGGCTTCCCTGCACCCCGAGGCCATTGTGCTCGACATCATGCTGCCCAAACTGGACGGGCTGGAAGTCGTCCGCCGGCTGCGCGCCGACGAGGACCCAGTGCCCATCATCATGCTTACCGCCCGCGACGACGATTACGACAAAATCCTTGGACTGGAACTCGGCGCGGACGACTACCTGACCAAACCCTTCAACCCACGGGAACTGGTCGCGCGGGTCAAGGCGCTGCTGCGCCGGCAGGAACGCTTTGCCGCGCAGGCGGCGGCGCAGCCCAGGCCCGTGCGCCTTGGCAACACCGAAATTGACCCTGCGGCGCGAGAAGTGCGGGTTGCCGGTCGCGAAGTGCCCTTGCGCGCCCAGGAATTTGAACTGCTGTGGGTCTTCGTGCAGCACCGCGGCATGGTGCTCAGCCGCGAGCAGTTGCTGCGGCTGGCCTGGGGCTACGACTACGTCGGCCAAACGCGCACGGTGGATGTGCACATCGCCCAGTTGCGCAAGAAACTGGGCGAAAGTGACCTCAAGATCGAAACCGTAACCGGCGTGGGCTACAAACTGGCGGTGTAA
- a CDS encoding HAMP domain-containing histidine kinase, translating to MLHSLRARLLLTYLAIIAVVLGVVAAALAVLIIRNPAIYRRVYTRQALALQIARRRLESGPVEEPALAWREAVRIAEVLQARALVLSPDGQVWRDTAPTAPALHFPPLTGKDVQHGRVRAADGSPWAYSALRVRNGWWLVIAEPLPRPLEMLWRNRQDWLVPLAEAAVLALLLALVLAWWLSRWVARPLRRTAKAARALAEGHYQPVPEEGPQEARLLARTFNEMARRVEASQRSQREFVANVSHELKTPITSIQGFAQAIVDGTADDPESVRTAAQVITEEAGRMHRLVLALLDLARLDAGTADLRREAVALRPLLENLCLHFRPQAETAGVRLTLEAPDGLSVTGDSDRLAQVFTNLLDNALKHTPRGGEVRVQARRTADGVEVSVSDTGEGISPEVQERIFERFYRGDKARSGGSAGLGLAIAREIVRAHGGDITVQSTPGKGSTFVVKLRL from the coding sequence ATGCTTCATTCCCTACGGGCACGTTTGCTGTTGACCTACCTTGCCATCATTGCCGTGGTGCTGGGGGTCGTTGCGGCAGCCCTGGCAGTGCTGATTATCCGCAACCCGGCCATCTACCGGCGGGTGTACACCCGCCAGGCGCTGGCCCTGCAAATTGCGCGGCGGCGGCTGGAATCTGGCCCCGTGGAAGAGCCTGCGCTGGCCTGGCGCGAAGCCGTCCGCATCGCCGAAGTGTTGCAGGCACGCGCGTTGGTGCTTTCCCCCGACGGGCAGGTGTGGCGCGACACTGCCCCCACCGCGCCGGCGTTGCACTTCCCACCGCTCACAGGCAAAGACGTTCAGCACGGGCGGGTGCGCGCTGCCGATGGCAGCCCGTGGGCTTATTCCGCCCTGCGGGTGCGCAACGGCTGGTGGCTGGTTATCGCCGAGCCTCTGCCCCGCCCCCTCGAAATGCTCTGGCGCAACCGCCAGGACTGGCTGGTGCCGCTCGCCGAAGCCGCCGTGCTCGCCCTTTTGCTGGCATTAGTGCTGGCCTGGTGGCTCAGCCGCTGGGTGGCGCGCCCCCTCCGCCGCACTGCCAAAGCCGCGCGCGCCCTGGCCGAAGGGCATTATCAGCCAGTACCTGAAGAAGGCCCCCAGGAAGCCCGCCTGCTGGCACGCACTTTCAACGAAATGGCGCGCCGCGTGGAGGCTTCCCAACGCTCACAGCGCGAATTTGTCGCCAATGTTTCGCACGAACTGAAAACCCCCATCACTTCCATCCAGGGTTTTGCCCAGGCCATCGTTGATGGCACCGCCGATGACCCCGAAAGCGTGCGCACCGCCGCCCAGGTCATTACCGAGGAAGCCGGGCGAATGCACCGCCTGGTGCTGGCCTTGCTCGACCTCGCGCGCCTGGATGCCGGAACAGCCGACCTGCGCCGCGAAGCCGTGGCGTTGCGGCCTTTGCTGGAAAACCTGTGCCTCCACTTCCGGCCGCAGGCCGAAACAGCGGGCGTGCGCCTCACCCTGGAAGCCCCTGACGGCCTGAGCGTGACCGGCGACAGCGACCGTCTGGCGCAGGTCTTCACCAATTTGCTGGACAACGCCCTCAAGCACACCCCGCGCGGCGGCGAAGTGCGCGTCCAGGCACGCCGCACGGCCGATGGCGTGGAAGTCAGCGTCAGCGACACCGGCGAGGGCATTTCCCCCGAGGTGCAAGAGCGCATTTTCGAGCGTTTCTACCGCGGCGACAAAGCCCGCAGCGGCGGCAGCGCCGGTTTGGGGCTGGCCATTGCCCGCGAAATCGTGCGTGCCCACGGCGGCGACATCACCGTACAGAGCACCCCTGGCAAAGGCAGCACCTTTGTGGTAAAACTGCGGCTATAG
- a CDS encoding glycosyltransferase family 2 protein produces the protein MPTVSVIVPCYNEQPTIGLLLDALYAQTYPREALEVIIADGLSTDGTRAAIAAWQAAHPDLAVRVVDNPDRIIPAALNRALAVARGKIIVRLDAHSVPAPDYIARSVAALEAGKGDNVGGVWEICPGGEGWLAECIAAAAAHPLGVGDARYRYASTAAAVDTVPFGAFYRRLIERIGGFDESLLTNEDYEFNTRVRESGGTVWLDPSIRSAYFARPTLRALARQYWRYGYWKVQMLRRYPHTLRWRQALPPLFVLVLGVLAIAATVWWPARVLLGFQLGGYALALLGAGLHLAVRRRKPACVVGAPLAMATMHLAWGAGFLSGIVSPPRAANTLSQR, from the coding sequence ATGCCTACCGTTTCCGTCATCGTCCCGTGTTACAATGAGCAGCCCACCATCGGCCTGCTGCTGGACGCCCTCTACGCCCAGACCTACCCGCGCGAAGCGCTGGAAGTCATCATCGCCGACGGGCTTTCCACCGACGGCACTCGCGCGGCCATCGCCGCGTGGCAGGCTGCGCACCCCGACCTGGCCGTGCGGGTGGTTGACAACCCCGACCGCATCATCCCCGCGGCGCTCAACCGGGCGCTGGCCGTCGCGCGAGGCAAAATCATCGTGCGCCTCGACGCCCATTCGGTGCCCGCACCCGATTACATCGCCCGCAGCGTGGCCGCGCTGGAAGCCGGCAAAGGCGACAACGTGGGCGGCGTGTGGGAAATCTGCCCCGGTGGAGAAGGCTGGCTGGCCGAGTGCATCGCGGCCGCGGCCGCGCACCCGCTGGGCGTCGGCGACGCCCGCTACCGCTACGCCTCCACCGCCGCCGCGGTCGATACCGTGCCCTTTGGCGCTTTCTACCGCCGCCTGATCGAGCGCATCGGCGGGTTCGACGAGAGCCTGCTGACCAACGAAGATTACGAGTTCAACACGCGCGTGCGCGAATCGGGCGGCACGGTATGGCTCGACCCCAGCATCCGCTCAGCCTACTTTGCCCGCCCCACCTTGCGGGCGCTGGCGCGACAATACTGGCGCTACGGCTACTGGAAGGTGCAAATGCTGCGGCGCTACCCCCACACCCTCCGATGGCGGCAGGCATTGCCGCCGCTCTTCGTGTTGGTGCTGGGGGTGTTGGCCATCGCGGCCACGGTCTGGTGGCCGGCGCGGGTGCTGTTGGGCTTCCAACTCGGCGGATACGCGCTGGCGCTGCTGGGCGCGGGGTTGCACTTGGCCGTGCGGCGACGCAAACCGGCCTGCGTAGTGGGCGCGCCGCTGGCTATGGCAACCATGCACCTGGCCTGGGGCGCGGGCTTCCTGTCGGGCATCGTGTCTCCGCCGCGGGCCGCGAACACACTTTCCCAGCGATAA